A genomic region of Bradyrhizobium sp. ORS 278 contains the following coding sequences:
- the lysA gene encoding diaminopimelate decarboxylase yields the protein MNHFDYRDGVLHAEAVNLAELASRVGTPFYCYSTATLERHYRVFADAFAGQDVLICYAMKANSNQSVLRTLAKLGAGADVVSGGELKRALAAGIPSRKIVFSGVGKTEAELRAALAADIHCLNIESEPELDLLARLAVETGHTARISIRVNPDVDAGTHAKISTGKSENKFGIPLDHARRVYARAAKMKGIKVTGVDVHIGSQITDLGPMETAFRILTEFVQTLRADGHDISHVDFGGGLGIPYHMDRAVPPEPAAYAAMVKRVSHNLGCTLMFEPGRMIVGNAGILLAKVIYVKHGEAKNFVIIDAAMNDLIRPTLYEAHHDILPVKQAPPDAPAFVADVVGPVCESGDYLALDRALPEPAPGDLLAIMTAGAYGAVQACTYNTRALVPEVLVKGDQAAVIRPRIEVEQLIAMDTPAPWL from the coding sequence ATGAACCATTTCGACTACCGCGACGGCGTGCTGCACGCCGAGGCCGTCAATCTCGCCGAGCTCGCGAGCCGCGTCGGCACCCCGTTCTACTGCTACTCCACCGCCACCCTGGAGCGGCATTACCGCGTGTTCGCGGACGCCTTCGCCGGCCAGGACGTCTTGATCTGCTACGCGATGAAGGCCAATTCCAACCAGTCGGTGCTGCGCACGCTCGCAAAGCTGGGCGCCGGCGCCGACGTCGTCTCCGGCGGCGAATTGAAGCGCGCGCTGGCCGCCGGCATCCCCTCGCGCAAGATCGTATTTTCCGGCGTCGGCAAGACCGAGGCCGAGCTGCGCGCCGCGCTCGCGGCCGACATCCACTGCCTCAACATCGAATCCGAGCCCGAGCTCGATCTGCTGGCGCGCCTCGCCGTGGAGACCGGCCACACCGCCCGCATCTCCATCCGCGTCAACCCGGATGTCGATGCCGGCACGCACGCAAAAATCTCGACCGGCAAGTCGGAGAACAAGTTCGGCATCCCGCTCGACCACGCCCGCCGCGTCTACGCCCGCGCGGCGAAGATGAAGGGCATCAAGGTCACCGGCGTCGACGTCCATATCGGCAGCCAGATCACCGATCTCGGCCCGATGGAGACCGCCTTCCGCATCCTCACCGAATTCGTGCAGACGCTCCGCGCCGACGGCCACGACATCTCCCATGTCGATTTCGGCGGCGGCCTCGGCATCCCCTATCACATGGACCGCGCCGTGCCGCCGGAGCCCGCCGCCTACGCCGCGATGGTCAAGCGCGTGTCGCACAATCTCGGCTGCACCCTGATGTTCGAGCCCGGCCGCATGATCGTCGGCAATGCCGGCATCCTCCTCGCCAAGGTGATCTATGTGAAGCACGGCGAGGCCAAGAACTTCGTCATCATCGACGCCGCGATGAACGACCTGATCCGCCCGACGCTCTACGAGGCGCATCACGACATCCTGCCCGTGAAGCAGGCCCCGCCGGACGCGCCCGCCTTCGTGGCCGACGTCGTCGGCCCGGTCTGCGAAAGCGGCGACTACCTCGCCCTCGACCGGGCGCTGCCCGAGCCCGCGCCCGGCGACCTCCTCGCCATCATGACCGCAGGCGCCTACGGCGCCGTGCAGGCCTGCACGTACAATACCCGCGCGCTGGTGCCCGAGGTGCTGGTGAAGGGCGACCAGGCGGCGGTGATCCGGCCGAGGATCGAGGTCGAGCAGCTGATCGCGATGGATACGCCGGCGCCGTGGTTGTGA
- the argC gene encoding N-acetyl-gamma-glutamyl-phosphate reductase: MSIRVGIVGISGFGGGEAMRLIAGHPAFEPVYAAGEGSAGQRLSERFPGVPAKLADLVIEKWDPSRLPQLDVLFASLPTGASRDALARIPREVKIVDIGGDHRYADGWTYGLADVWPEAIAGKTRIANPGCFPAAALTALAPLLADRLIAPENIVIDAKTGISGAGRGGGAGFGYAESNENLIPYGLLKHVHMPEIESTIARISGGSAAGLVFTPHLVPMTRGILATIYARGRATSDQCLDAARSFYAGRAFVRVTDKPPQTKWATGSNLAFVSYAADPDRNLVIALGVVDNLGKGAAGQAVQNANLMCGLPETAGLEGAPVWP; encoded by the coding sequence ATGAGCATTCGCGTCGGCATCGTCGGTATCTCCGGTTTTGGCGGCGGCGAGGCGATGCGCCTGATCGCCGGGCATCCCGCGTTCGAGCCGGTCTACGCCGCGGGCGAGGGCAGCGCCGGCCAGCGGCTTTCGGAGCGCTTCCCCGGCGTGCCCGCCAAGCTCGCCGATCTCGTGATCGAGAAGTGGGACCCTTCGCGCCTGCCGCAGCTCGACGTTCTCTTCGCCTCGCTCCCCACCGGCGCCTCGCGCGACGCGCTGGCGCGCATCCCGCGCGAGGTGAAGATCGTCGACATCGGCGGCGACCACCGCTATGCCGACGGCTGGACCTACGGCCTCGCCGACGTCTGGCCCGAGGCGATCGCGGGCAAGACCCGCATCGCCAATCCCGGCTGCTTCCCGGCGGCGGCGCTGACCGCGCTGGCGCCGCTGCTGGCCGACAGGCTGATCGCGCCCGAGAACATCGTGATCGACGCCAAGACCGGCATTTCCGGCGCCGGCCGCGGCGGCGGCGCCGGCTTCGGCTACGCCGAGAGCAACGAGAACCTGATCCCCTACGGCCTGCTCAAACACGTCCACATGCCCGAGATCGAAAGCACCATCGCGCGGATCAGCGGCGGCAGCGCCGCCGGCCTCGTGTTCACGCCGCATCTGGTGCCGATGACCCGCGGCATCCTCGCCACCATCTACGCCCGCGGCCGCGCCACGTCAGACCAGTGCCTGGACGCCGCCCGAAGCTTCTACGCCGGCCGTGCCTTCGTCCGCGTCACCGACAAGCCGCCGCAGACCAAATGGGCCACCGGCTCCAACCTCGCCTTCGTCAGCTACGCCGCCGACCCCGACCGCAATCTGGTGATCGCGCTCGGCGTCGTCGACAATCTCGGCAAGGGCGCCGCCGGGCAGGCGGTGCAGAACGCGAATTTGATGTGCGGGCTGCCGGAGACGGCGGGGCTGGAGGGGGCGCCGGTTTGGCCGTGA
- a CDS encoding lipoprotein produces MISARRPTSAARVLLVLGASALLLAACGRKGPLDLPANSPPAPQLSAAPDTATDNAAKPGVFNSGYGADSAPAAPRGQKKPFILDPLLDSK; encoded by the coding sequence GTGATTAGCGCTCGCCGTCCGACCTCCGCCGCCCGGGTCCTGCTCGTCCTGGGCGCTTCAGCCCTGCTGCTGGCCGCCTGCGGCCGCAAGGGCCCGCTGGACCTGCCGGCCAATTCCCCACCCGCGCCGCAACTCTCCGCCGCGCCGGACACCGCGACCGACAACGCCGCCAAGCCCGGCGTCTTCAACTCCGGCTACGGCGCCGACAGCGCCCCCGCCGCCCCCCGCGGCCAGAAGAAACCCTTCATCCTGGATCCGCTGCTCGACAGCAAATAG
- a CDS encoding putative motility protein, translated as MDMSLVAAALAQQASATQQQVATSVLKQNLNAQKDAVLTLLGGAQQTLSLANVGPGVGGNLNIAA; from the coding sequence ATGGATATGAGCTTGGTGGCTGCGGCGCTTGCGCAGCAGGCGAGCGCGACCCAGCAGCAGGTCGCCACGTCGGTCTTGAAGCAGAATTTGAACGCGCAGAAGGACGCGGTCCTGACCCTGCTCGGCGGCGCCCAGCAGACGCTGTCGCTCGCCAATGTCGGCCCCGGCGTGGGCGGCAACCTCAATATCGCGGCCTGA
- a CDS encoding TlpA disulfide reductase family protein, which yields MTNDKPETSPARPAARGRTVLLAGAVAVAAVVGIAAVSFGGLLKGKPAGDQACQGAVDTAARLAPLIKGEVAALTAAKTPLRLPDLAFEDAAGKPAKLSDFRGRTVLLNLWATWCVPCRKEMPALDGLQAKLGSDAFQVVAVNIDTRDPEKPKTFLADARLTQLAYFSDAKAKVFQDLKAVGRALGMPTSVLVDGNGCEIATIAGPAEWDSADALKLIQAATSKAAAGL from the coding sequence ATGACAAACGATAAGCCAGAGACGTCCCCCGCCCGCCCCGCCGCCCGCGGCCGAACCGTGCTCTTGGCCGGCGCCGTGGCGGTCGCTGCCGTGGTCGGCATCGCGGCGGTTTCGTTCGGGGGACTCTTGAAGGGCAAGCCGGCCGGCGACCAGGCCTGCCAGGGCGCGGTCGACACCGCGGCGCGGCTGGCGCCGCTCATCAAGGGCGAGGTGGCGGCGCTGACCGCCGCCAAGACGCCGCTGCGGCTGCCGGACCTCGCCTTCGAGGACGCCGCGGGCAAGCCCGCGAAGCTCTCGGATTTCCGCGGCAGGACGGTGCTATTGAACCTCTGGGCGACCTGGTGCGTGCCCTGCCGCAAGGAGATGCCGGCGCTGGACGGCCTGCAGGCCAAGCTCGGCAGCGACGCCTTCCAGGTGGTCGCGGTCAACATCGACACCCGCGATCCGGAGAAGCCGAAGACGTTCCTCGCCGACGCCAGGCTGACGCAGCTCGCTTATTTCAGCGACGCCAAGGCCAAGGTGTTCCAGGATCTGAAGGCGGTCGGCCGCGCGCTGGGCATGCCGACCTCGGTGCTGGTCGACGGCAATGGCTGCGAGATCGCCACCATCGCCGGTCCCGCCGAATGGGACAGCGCCGATGCGCTCAAGCTGATCCAGGCGGCGACGTCGAAGGCCGCGGCGGGGCTCTAA
- the argH gene encoding argininosuccinate lyase codes for MSNKMWGGRFTERPDEIMEDINVSIDVDRHLYAQDIAASKAHAAMLAAQGIITSGDAKNMARGLDTILSEITKGSFEFKRALEDIHMNVESRLSELIGPAAGRLHTARSRNDQVATDFRLFVRDEIDDIDAALAAYQQALATRALEFAGTVMPGFTHLQTAQPVTFGHHLLAYVEMAGRDRGRFADARERLNESPLGAAALAGTSFPIDRHATAQALGFDRPMANSLDAVSDRDFVLETLSAASICAVHLSRFAEEIVIWTSPLVGLIKLSDKFTTGSSIMPQKRNPDAAELVRAKTGRVIGALNGLLIVMKGLPLAYQKDMQEDKQGAMEAFAALSLAIRAMTGMALDLVPDEARMKAAAGEGYATATDLADWLVRTLKMPFREAHHVTGRIVALASKQGVALHELPLEAMQEVEPKITADVLGVLSVEASVKSRTSFGGTAPKNVASQAKAWLKRLEKQRK; via the coding sequence ATGAGCAACAAGATGTGGGGCGGCCGGTTCACGGAGCGTCCCGACGAGATCATGGAGGACATCAACGTCTCGATCGACGTCGATCGCCACCTTTACGCGCAGGATATCGCCGCGTCCAAGGCGCACGCCGCCATGCTCGCCGCCCAGGGCATCATCACGTCAGGTGATGCGAAAAATATGGCCAGGGGTCTAGACACGATTCTGTCAGAGATCACCAAGGGCTCGTTCGAGTTCAAGCGCGCGCTCGAGGACATCCATATGAATGTCGAGAGCCGGCTGTCCGAGCTGATCGGCCCCGCCGCCGGCCGCCTGCACACCGCGCGCTCCCGCAACGACCAGGTCGCCACCGATTTTCGCCTGTTCGTGCGCGACGAGATCGACGACATCGACGCGGCGCTGGCCGCCTACCAGCAGGCTCTCGCGACCCGCGCGCTCGAATTCGCCGGCACCGTGATGCCCGGCTTCACCCATCTGCAGACGGCGCAGCCCGTCACCTTCGGCCACCATCTCCTCGCCTATGTCGAGATGGCCGGCCGCGACCGCGGCCGCTTCGCCGACGCCCGCGAGCGCCTCAATGAATCGCCGCTGGGCGCCGCCGCGCTCGCCGGCACCTCGTTCCCGATCGACCGCCACGCCACCGCGCAAGCCCTCGGCTTCGACCGCCCGATGGCCAATTCGCTCGACGCCGTCTCCGACCGCGACTTCGTGCTGGAGACCCTGTCGGCGGCGTCGATCTGCGCCGTGCATCTGTCGCGCTTCGCCGAGGAGATCGTGATCTGGACCTCGCCCTTGGTCGGCCTGATCAAGCTGTCGGACAAGTTCACGACCGGCTCCTCGATCATGCCGCAGAAGCGCAATCCGGACGCCGCGGAGCTCGTCCGCGCCAAGACGGGGCGCGTCATCGGCGCGCTCAACGGGCTCCTGATCGTGATGAAGGGCCTGCCGCTGGCCTATCAAAAGGACATGCAGGAGGACAAGCAGGGCGCGATGGAGGCGTTCGCCGCGCTGTCGCTGGCGATCCGCGCCATGACCGGCATGGCGCTCGACCTGGTGCCGGACGAAGCCCGCATGAAGGCCGCCGCCGGCGAGGGCTACGCCACCGCCACCGATCTGGCCGACTGGCTGGTCCGCACCCTCAAGATGCCGTTCCGCGAGGCCCATCACGTGACGGGGCGCATCGTCGCGCTGGCCTCGAAGCAGGGCGTCGCGCTGCACGAGCTGCCGCTCGAGGCGATGCAGGAGGTGGAGCCCAAGATCACGGCCGACGTGCTCGGCGTGCTCTCGGTCGAGGCCTCGGTGAAGAGCCGCACCAGCTTCGGCGGCACCGCACCGAAGAACGTCGCGAGCCAGGCCAAGGCCTGGCTGAAGCGTCTGGAAAAACAGCGGAAGTAG
- a CDS encoding IS3 family transposase, with translation MTAQTADSSAHVQRLCALAGLPRATYYRHLNRRSRAEAECELRDQLQRICLKHPFYGYRRVTAALRRLGMAVNAKKVLRLMRQDNLLAQRKTPFLKPPTERPTDVIVVPNLIRGLAPSAPDQIWVADITYVHLAKTFAYLAVILDGFSRKAVGWAFDNTLDASLAIAALDKALKSRNPKPGSLIHHSDRGVQYASIAYRQRLADREIKISMSSPGNPFDNAKAESFMKTLKAEEVNGKTFADVNDARRRINSFIAEIYNKERLHSALGYRSPLEFEAAFEQNTMR, from the coding sequence ATGACCGCGCAGACAGCCGACTCCAGCGCTCATGTGCAGCGCCTCTGCGCTTTGGCAGGGTTGCCTCGAGCGACTTATTACCGGCATCTCAATCGACGCAGCCGCGCCGAGGCCGAGTGCGAGTTGCGCGACCAGCTCCAGCGCATCTGCCTGAAGCATCCGTTCTACGGCTATCGACGGGTGACCGCCGCTCTTCGGCGTCTGGGGATGGCCGTCAATGCCAAGAAAGTCCTGCGGCTCATGCGGCAGGATAATCTTCTCGCGCAGCGCAAGACGCCGTTCCTGAAGCCTCCGACTGAGAGGCCGACTGACGTGATCGTCGTCCCCAACCTGATCCGTGGCCTGGCGCCATCGGCTCCGGATCAGATCTGGGTCGCTGACATCACCTACGTCCATCTCGCCAAGACGTTCGCCTATCTCGCCGTCATTCTCGACGGCTTCTCCCGCAAGGCGGTCGGCTGGGCATTTGACAACACCCTCGACGCCTCGCTCGCCATCGCGGCGCTCGACAAAGCGCTCAAATCCCGGAATCCCAAGCCGGGCAGCCTGATCCACCACTCCGACCGCGGCGTGCAATACGCCTCGATCGCTTATCGCCAGCGCCTCGCCGATCGCGAGATCAAGATCAGCATGAGCAGTCCAGGCAACCCCTTCGACAACGCCAAGGCCGAAAGCTTCATGAAGACGCTCAAGGCCGAGGAGGTCAACGGCAAGACCTTTGCCGACGTCAACGACGCCCGGCGCCGGATCAACAGCTTCATCGCCGAGATCTACAACAAGGAGCGCTTGCATTCGGCCCTCGGCTATCGATCTCCCCTTGAGTTCGAAGCCGCGTTTGAGCAAAACACAATGCGATGA